Proteins from a single region of Palaemon carinicauda isolate YSFRI2023 chromosome 1, ASM3689809v2, whole genome shotgun sequence:
- the LOC137638615 gene encoding uncharacterized protein: MWLRHRCVMSPWLFNLFVDRVVSEVIARVFDRGLEQIDESNHEWELNQLFFADDTVLVANSEEELGQLVTKFGRVCKRRKLRVIVGKSKVMRCTRREGSARLNGELLEKIGQFKHLVSVVAVNGGVEADVHQRVNEKCSVGGSEGSGKK; this comes from the coding sequence ATGTGGTTGAGACatagatgtgtgatgtcgccatggttgttcaatttattTGTTGATAGAGTTGTGAGTGAGGTGATTGCTCGAGTGTTTGATCGAGGATTGGAACAGATAGATGAGAGTAATCATGAGTGGGAGCTAAATCagttattttttgctgatgatactgtattggttgcgaACTCGGAAGAGGAGCTAGGTCAGTTAGTGAcaaagtttggaagggtgtgtaagagaaggaagttaagagttattgtgggtaagagtaaagttatgagatgcacaagaagggagggtaGTGCTaggttaaatggagagttacttgagaagataggtcagtttaagcacttggtgtctgttgttgctgtgaatggtggagtggaagcagatgtacatcagagagtgaatgaaaaatGTAGTGTCggtggcagtgaagggagtggtaaaaaatag